Proteins from a single region of Nomascus leucogenys isolate Asia chromosome 21, Asia_NLE_v1, whole genome shotgun sequence:
- the CHMP2B gene encoding charged multivesicular body protein 2b: protein MASLFKKKTVDDVIKEQNRELRGTQRAIIRDRAALEKQEKQLELEIKKMAKIGNKEACKVLAKQLVHLRKQKTRTFAVSSKVTSMSTQTKVMNSQMKMAGAMSTTAKTMQAVNKKMDPQKTLQTMQNFQKENMKMEMTEEMINDTLDDIFDGSDDEEESQDIVNQVLDEIGIEISGKMAKAPSAARGLPSASTSKATISDEEIERQLKALGVD, encoded by the exons ATGGCGTCCCTCTTCAAGAAGAAAACCGTGGATG ATGTAATAAAGGAACAGAACCGAGAGTTACGAGGTACACAGAGGGCTATAATCAGAGATCGAGCAGctttagagaaacaagaaaaacagcTG gaattagaaattaagaaaatggcCAAGATTGGTAATAAGGAAGCTTGCAAAGTTTTAGCCAAACAACTCGTGCATCTACGGAAACAGAAGACGAGAACTTTTGCTGTAAGTTCAAAAGTTACTTCTATGTCTACACAAACAAAAGTGATGAATTCCCAAATGAAGATGGCTGGAGCAATGTCTACCACAGCAAAA ACAATGCAGGCAGTTAACAAGAAGATGGATCCACAAAAGACATTACAAACAATGCAGAATTTCCagaaggaaaacatgaaaatggaAATGACTGAAGAAATGA TCAATGATACACTTGATGACATCTTTGACGGTtctgatgatgaagaagaaagCCAGGATATTGTGAATCAAGTTCTTGATGAAATTGGTATTGAAATTTCTGGAAAG ATGGCCAAAGCTCCATCAGCTGCTCGAGGCTTACCATCTGCCTCTACTTCAAAGGCTACAATCTCAGATGAAGAGATTGAACGGCAACTCAAGGCTTTAGGAGTAGATTAG